Proteins found in one Orcinus orca chromosome 11, mOrcOrc1.1, whole genome shotgun sequence genomic segment:
- the MTERF2 gene encoding transcription termination factor 2, mitochondrial has product MVGISQWIAGMLWKLLMRSQPCRLCSFRKMLSAPKYTPFLASFTYTTDNQSNRENKKTVEKLYKLSVDLRKIRRLKGWVLLEDETYVEEIANILQQLGADETAVASILERCPEAIKCSPPAVNTQRELWQSVCKNEKELVKLIEQFPESFFTVQDQENQKLNVQFFQELGFKNVVISRFLTTAPNIFHTPIEKNKQMINVLQESYLNLGGSEVNMKVWLLKLLSQNPFILLNSSASIKETLEFLQEQGFTHFEILQLLSKLKGFLSQLCPRSIQNSMSFSKNAFKCTDHDLKQLVLKCPALLYYSVPVLEERIQGLLKEGISVAQIRETPKVLELTPQIVQYRVRKLNSLGYRIKDGYLAYLNGTKKEFEANFGKIQAKKGRPLFNPVAPLNIEE; this is encoded by the coding sequence ATGGTGGGAATTAGCCAGTGGATTGCAGGCATGTTGTGGAAGTTGCTGATGAGATCCCAGCCCTGCAGGCTCTGTTCTTTCAGAAAGATGCTATCAGCTCCAAAATACACACCTTTTCTAGCATCCTTCACCTATACAACTGATAATCAgtcaaatagagaaaataaaaagacagtagAAAAGCTCTATAAATTGTCAGTTGACCTCAGGAAAATTCGAAGATTAAAAGGATGGGTACTTCTGGAGGATGAAACCTATGTTGaagaaattgcaaatattttacaaCAGCTAGGTGCCGATGAGACTGCTGTAGCCAGTATCTTGGAACGCTGCCCAGAAGCAATTAAATGCAGTCCACCTGCTGTTAACACCCAGAGGGAACTCTGGCAGTCGGTTTGCAAGAACGAGAAAGAGTTAGTTAAGTTAATAGAACAGTTTCCAGAATCTTTCTTTACTGTTCAAGACCAGGAAAACCAGAAGCTGAATGTCCAATTCTTTCAAGAGTTGGGATTCAAAAATGTGGTCATTAGTAGGTTTTTGACAACTGCACCTAATATTTTTCACACTCCTATTGAGAAGAATAAGCAAATGATAAATGTTCTTCAAGAGAGTTATCTAAATTTAGGTGGCTCTGAGGTCAACATGAAAGTTTGGCTACTAAAATTATTAAGCCAAAAcccatttattttgttaaattcttCTGCATCTATAAAGGAAACACTAGAATTTCTCCAGGAGCAGGGTTTTACACACTTTGAAATTCTCCAACTTCTCTCCAAACTCAAAGGATTTCTGTCTCAACTTTGCCCAAGAAGTATACAGAACAGTATGTCCTTCtctaaaaatgcttttaaatgtaCTGATCATGACCTGAAGCAATTAGTTTTGAAATGTCCTGCCCTTTTATATTATTCCGTTCCAGTTTTGGAAGAGAGAATTCAGGGATTATTGAAAGAAGGAATTTCCGTAGCTCAGATAAGAGAGACGCCAAAGGTTCTTGAATTAACGCCACAAATAGTACAGTACAGGGTAAGGAAACTGAATTCCTTAGGCTATAGAATAAAGGATGGATATCTAGCATATCTAAATGGAACAAAAAAAGAGTTTGAGGCTAACTTTGGTAAAATTCAGGCCAAAAAAGGTAGGCCATTATTTAATCCTGTGGCACCATTAAATATTGAAGAGTAA
- the CRY1 gene encoding cryptochrome-1 isoform X3, with product MCFPGFSRLLEKSLHKKIIFCQRRHVFGEWNITKLSIEYDSEPFGKERDAAIKKLATEAGVEVIVRISHTLYDLDKIIELNGGQPPLTYKRFQTLISKMEPLEIPVETITSEVIEKCTTPLSDDHDEKYGVPSLEELGFDTDGLSSAVWPGGETEALTRLERHLERKAWVANFERPRMNANSLLASPTGLSPYLRFGCLSCRLFYFKLTDLYKKVKKNSSPPLSLYGQLLWREFFYTAATNNPRFDKMEGNPICVQIPWDKNPEALAKWAEGRTGFPWIDAIMTQLRQEGWIHHLARHAVACFLTRGDLWISWEEGMKVFEELLLDADWSINAGSWMWLSCSSFFQQFFHCYCPVGFGRRTDPNGDYIRRYLPVLRGFPAKYIYDPWNAPEGIQKVAKCLIGVNYPKPMVNHAEASRLNIERMKQIYQQLSRYRGLGLLASVPSNPNGNGGLMGYSPGENIPGYSSSGSCTPGSGILHYAYGDSQQTHLLKQGRSSTCTGLSSGKRPSQEEDTQSIGPKVQRQSTN from the exons gaaTGGAACATTACTAAACTTTCAATTGAATATGATTCTGAGCCCTTTGGAAAGGAACGAGATGCAGCTATTAAGAAATTGGCTACTGAAGCTGGGGTAGAAGTAATTGTACGAATTTCACATACATTATATGACCTAGAcaa GATCATAGAACTAAATGGTGGACAACCACCTCTTACTTATAAAAGATTCCAGACTCTCATCAGCAAAATGGAACCACTAGAGATACCAGTAGAGACAATTACTTCAGAAGTGATAGAAAAGTGCACAACTCCTCTGTCTGATGACCATGATGAGAAATATGGAGTCCCTTCACTGGAAGAACTAG gttttgatACAGATGGTTTATCTTCTGCAGTGTGGCCAGGCGGAGAAACTGAAGCACTTACACGTTTGGAAAGGCATTTGGAAAGAAAA GCTTGGGTGGCAAACTTTGAAAGACCTCGAATGAATGCGAATTCCCTGCTCGCTAGCCCTACTGGACTCAGTCCTTATCTCCGATTTGGTTGTTTGTCATGTCGACTGTTTTACTTCAAACTGACAGATCTCTACAAAAAG GTAAAAAAGAACagttcccctcccctttccctttatGGGCAACTGTTATGGCGTGAATTTTTCTATACAGCAGCAACAAATAATCCACGCTTTGACAAAATGGAAGGAAATCCCATCTGTGTTCAGATTCCTTGGGATAAGAATCCTGAGGCTTTAGCGAAATGGGCAGAAGGACGGACAGGCTTTCCATGGATTGATGCCATCATGACACAGCTTCGTCAGGAGGGTTGGATCCATCATTTAGCCAGACATGCAGTTGCTTGCTTCCTGACACGAGGTGACCTGTGGATTAGTTGGGAAGAAGGAATGAAG GTATTTGAAGAATTATTACTTGATGCAGATTGGAGCATAAATGCTGGAAGTTGGATGTGGCTGTCTTGTAGTTCCTTTTTCCAACAGTTTTTTCACTGCTATTGCCCTGTTGGTTTTGGTAGGAGAACAGATCCCAATGGAGACTATATCAG ACGTTATTTGCCTGTCCTAAGAGGCTTCCCTGCAAAATATATCTATGACCCCTGGAATGCGCCAGAAGGTATTCAAAAGGTAGCCAAATGTTTGATAGGAGTTAATTACCCCAAACCAATGGTGAACCATGCTGAGGCAAGCCGTTTGAATATTGAGAGGATGAAACAGATCTATCAGCAGCTTTCACGATATAGAGGACTAG GTCTTCTTGCATCAGTGCCATCTAATCCTAATGGGAATGGAGGCCTCATGGGGTATTCTCCTGGAGAAAATATCCCAGGTTATAGCAGCAGTGGAA GTTGCACTCCAGGGAGTGGTATTTTACATTATGCTTATGGAGATAGTCAGCAAACTCACCTATTAAAGCAAG gaAGAAGCTCCACGTGCACTGGTCTCAGCAGTGGGAAACGTCCTAGTCAGGAAGAGGACACACAGAGTATTGGTCCTAAAGTCCAGAGACAGAGCACTAACTAG